The following are encoded in a window of Phaseolus vulgaris cultivar G19833 chromosome 3, P. vulgaris v2.0, whole genome shotgun sequence genomic DNA:
- the LOC137839150 gene encoding uncharacterized protein, whose product MADKLPFGEGDSINRPPLFRGVNYQFWKVRMKIFMHSTNKGIWETIENGPFIPQVKRDEVLIDKPSFERTEAESKKAKFNWITKNIITSALSCDGFFRVSQCSSAKEMWDILEVTHEGTNDVKRARKHALIQENELLRM is encoded by the coding sequence aTGGCTGACAAGttgccttttggggaaggtgatTCCATAAACAGACCACCACTGTTTCGTGGTGtaaattaccagttttggaaggtaaggatgaagatctttatgcaTTCCACTAATAAGGGTATTTGGgaaacaattgaaaatggtcccttTATACCTCAAGTTAAAAGAGATGAGGTTTTAATTGATAAACCTTCATTTGAAAGGACTGAGGCTGAAAGCAAGAAAGCAAAGTTTAACTGGAttactaaaaacataataacctctgctttgagtTGTGATGGATTTTTCAGGGTATCACAATGTAgttcagcaaaggagatgtgggacattcttgaagtcacacatgaaggaacaaatgatgtcAAAAgggctagaaagcatgctcttatTCAAGAGAATGAGCTTTTAAGAATGTAG